A single window of Oreochromis aureus strain Israel breed Guangdong linkage group 7, ZZ_aureus, whole genome shotgun sequence DNA harbors:
- the LOC116318328 gene encoding ubiquitin-conjugating enzyme E2 H-like: protein MSSPSPGKRRMDTDVVKLIESKHEVTILSGLNEFVVKFHGPPGTPYEGGVWKVRVDLPDKYPFKSPSIGFMNKIFHPNIDEASGTVCLDVINQTWTALYDLTNIFESFLPQLLAYPNPIDPLNGDAAAMYLHRPEDYKHKIKEYIQKYATEEALKEQEEGGGDSSSESSMSDFSEDEAQDMEL from the exons ATGTCGTCTCCAAGTCCGGGAAAGAGGCGAATGGATACCGACGTGGTGAAACT CATCGAGAGCAAGCACGAGGTCACCATCCTTAGTGGACTCAATGAGTTTGTGGTCAAGTTTCACGGACCACCTGGAA cacCGTATGAAGGAGGCGTGTGGAAGGTCCGGGTGGACCTGCCTGATAAATACCCCTTCAAATCGCCTTCAATAG gatTCATGAACAAAATCTTTCATCCCAACATCGATGAAGC gtcagGAACTGTGTGTTTAGATGTCATTAACCAGACGTGGACAGCTCTCTATG ACCTCACCAACATCTTTGAGTCGTTTCTCCCTCAGCTGCTCGCCTACCCCAACCCCATCGATCCTCTGAATGGGGATGCAGCCGCCATGTACCTGCACCGGCCAGAGGATTATAAACACAAAATCAAAG AGTACATCCAGAAGTACGCCACAGAGGAGGCGCTAAAAGAgcaggaggaaggaggaggcgACTCATCTTCCGAGAGCTCCATGTCAGACTTTTCGGAGGACGAGGCTCAGGATATGGAGTTGTAG
- the LOC116318305 gene encoding kelch domain-containing protein 10-like, with protein MSSPEHGETFSQLNKFEKLSWRPSIRDSATKKRARWFQARRIFSPSCPNLRIPNRFLREGHCIPPARSGHRCVADSTNLYVFGGYNPDFDEAGGSENEDYPLFRELWRYHFATASWQQVRTEGYMPTELASMSAVLHGNNLLVFGGTGIPFGENNGNDVHVCNVQYKRWNLLSCRGKKPNKIYGQAMVIINGYLYVFGGTTGYLYSTDLHRLDLTTREWTHIKPNNVPSDLPEERYRHELAHDGQRIYIFGGGTSWTSYPLDKIHAYNLETNYWEDIITKPQEKIGYPAARRCHSCVQVKEEVFICGGYNGERILSDLWKINLQTFQWTKLPAIMPEPAYFHCAAVTPAGCMYVHGGVVNMSGNRRTGSLYKVWLVVPSLLEMTWEKLLKTFPHLSQLSTLQLLSLGLTHTLIQRLK; from the exons ATGTCTTCGCCTGAGCACGGTGAAACTTTCAGTCAGCTCAATAAGTTTGAGAAACTGTCGTGGAGGCCCTCCATCCGCGACTCAG CCACTAAGAAGCGAGCACGGTGGTTTCAGGCCCGGCGCATCTTCTCCCCTTCCTGCCCAAACCTGCGGATCCCCAACAGGTTTCTGAGAGAAG GACACTGCATTCCTCCTGCCCGCAGTGGACACCGCTGTGTAGCAGACAGCACCAACCTGTACGTGTTTGGAGGCTACAACCCAGACTTTGATGAGGCAGGCGGCTCAGAGAACGAAGACTACCCTCTGTTCAGGGAGCTCTGGCGGTATCATTTTGCCACAGCGTCCTGGCAGCAGGTCCGCACAGAGGGCTACATGCCCACAGAGCTGGCTTCTATGTCAG CTGTCCTACATGGGAACAACTTGCTTGTGTTCGGTGGCACCGGGATTCCATTCGGTGAGAACAACGGCAACGACGTCCACGTTTGCAACGTTCAGTACAAACGATGGAACCTGCTCAGCTGCAGAGGGAAGAAGCCCAACAAGATCTATGGACAG GCGATGGTCATCATAAATGGCTACCTTTATGTGTTTGGAGGGACGACGGGCTACCTATACAGCACCGACCTGCACAGGCTGGACCTGACCACCAGGGAGTGGACCCACATCAAACCCAACAACGTGCCCTCAGACCTACCTGAGGAGAG ATATAGACATGAGCTAGCTCATGACGGGCAgagaatatatatttttggagGCGGGACTTCCTGGACATCATATCCACTAGACAAG ATTCATGCTTATAACTTGGAGACAAACTACTGGGAGGATATCATAACGAAACCCCAAGAAAAAATAG GATATCCCGCCGCCCGTCGATGTCACAGCTGTGTCCAGGTCAAAGAGG AGGTTTTTATATGTGGGGGTTATAACGGAGAGCGCATCCTGTCAGACCTCTGGAAGATCAACCTGCAGACTTTTCAGTGGACGAAGCTTCCTGCGATCATGCCGGAGCCGGCTTACTTTCACTGTGCTGCGGTCACTCCG GCCGGCTGCATGTACGTCCACGGCGGAGTCGTCAACATGTCTGGGAATCGAAGGACTGGCTCTCTGTATAAAGTGTGGCTGGTGGTGCCCAGCCTGCTGGAAATGACCTGGGAGAAACTGCTGAAAACTTTCCCTCACTTATCCCAGCTGTCCACCCTCCAGCTGCTCAGCCTGGGACTGACGCACACGTTAATCCAGCGGCTCAAATAA